The following are encoded in a window of Physeter macrocephalus isolate SW-GA chromosome 9, ASM283717v5, whole genome shotgun sequence genomic DNA:
- the LOC112066740 gene encoding 60S ribosomal protein L17-like, translating to MFTLTREMAQAIKGMHIRKVTKNLKDVTLKKQCVPFRRYNGGVGRCVQAKQWGCTQGEWSKKSAEFLLHMLKNAESNAELKGLDVDSLVIEHIQVDKAPKMRRRTYRAHGQINLYMSSPSPTEMILTEKEKIVRKAEEEVAQKKNISQKKLKKQKLMALE from the coding sequence ATGTTCACTTTAACTCGTGAAATGGCCCAGGCCATTAAGGGTATGCATATCCGAAAAGTCACCAAGAACCTGAAGGATGTCACTTTAAAGAAGCAATGTGTGCCATTCCGTCGTTACAATGGTGGAGTTGGTAGGTGTGTCCAGGCCAAACAGTGGGGCTGCACGCAGGGTGAGTGGTCCAAAAAGAGTGCTGAATTTTTACTGCACATGCTCAAAAATGCAGAGAGTAATGCTGAACTTAAGGGCTTAGATGTAGATTCTCTGGTCATTGAGCATATCCAGGTAGACAAAGCCCCCAAGATGCGGCGCAGGACTTACAGAGCTCATGGTCAGATCAACCTATACATGAGCTCTCCCAGCCCCACTGAGATGAtccttactgaaaaagaaaagattgttcGTAAAGCAGAAGAGGAGGTTgcccagaagaaaaatatatcccagaagaaattgaagaaacaaaaacttatggcCCTGGAATAA